CCCTCTCATGCCGACGGCGGTGCGAATGCTCGATCTCTCGGGCTACGATTTTATTCTTTCAAGCAGCCATTGTGTCGCCAAGGGCGCTCGCGCAGATAAAGGCGCTTTTCATCTATGCTATTGCTACACTCCGATGCGCTACGCATGGTCGGCTTATGATGAATATTTTGGCGGGGGACGGGTGAGCGGTCCGGTGGGCTGGATTCTTCCCCGGATTATGGCCTACCTTCGGAATTGGGACGCCAAGGCAAGTCGGGGTGTTGATGAGTTCGTGGCGATCAGCCACACCGTCGCAGAGCGTATTCAAGACAGCTATGGTCGGGAGTCGGATGTACTCTATCCGCCCGTGGATACGGCCCGCTTTCGCCCTGTTGTGAAACCGGAGGATTATTATTTAATCGTATCGGCCTTTGCGCCCTACAAGAAGGTAGATGTGGCGGTCGAGGCTTTCAATCGCCTGGGGCGCCCGCTCAAGGTGGTTGGGGATGGCCAGGATTTTGATCGGATTAAAAGCCTGGGAGGACCGAATGTCGAATTTCTCGGCTGGCAGGATGACGCTAACCTCGCAGAATTGTATGCCGGCTGCCGGGCGTTTATCTTTCCCGGGGTGGAGGATTTCGGAA
The window above is part of the Nitrospinaceae bacterium genome. Proteins encoded here:
- a CDS encoding glycosyltransferase, yielding MRVAIVHDWLTGMRGGEKCLEVFCEIYPEADLFTLLHIPGSVSPTIERHTIHTSPLQYMPGIERRYRYYLPLMPTAVRMLDLSGYDFILSSSHCVAKGARADKGAFHLCYCYTPMRYAWSAYDEYFGGGRVSGPVGWILPRIMAYLRNWDAKASRGVDEFVAISHTVAERIQDSYGRESDVLYPPVDTARFRPVVKPEDYYLIVSAFAPYKKVDVAVEAFNRLGRPLKVVGDGQDFDRIKSLGGPNVEFLGWQDDANLAELYAGCRAFIFPGVEDFG